One stretch of Halobaculum marinum DNA includes these proteins:
- a CDS encoding NAD(P)/FAD-dependent oxidoreductase — protein MSDAADVVEHRPLIIAGTGSAGLTAAIYAARSNNDPLVFEGDEPGGQLTLTSEVENFPGFPEGINGAEFINNAKEQAKRFGAEVKNGIVASVDDSQRPFRVEMANGDVYTADAVIAASGASARTLGIPGEDELMGYGLSTCATCDGAFFRGEDMLVVGGGDAAMEEASFLTKFADTVYLVHRREEFRAEDYWIDRVQEHVDEGNIEIMRNTEVTELHGTREDGVESVTLVSHPEGHPTDKLDDPETEERDFPVGAVFFAIGHTPNTDYLADTGVELDDEGYIKTTGGDGGGQTRTAVPGLFGAGDVVDYHYQQAVTAAGMGCKAAIDADDYLEEQKRAEAKAGETAAADD, from the coding sequence ATGAGTGACGCCGCCGACGTCGTCGAACACCGACCGCTGATCATCGCGGGGACGGGCTCCGCGGGGCTGACTGCGGCCATCTACGCCGCGCGCTCGAACAACGACCCGCTCGTCTTCGAGGGCGACGAGCCGGGCGGACAGCTCACGCTCACCTCCGAAGTCGAGAACTTCCCCGGCTTCCCCGAGGGGATCAACGGCGCCGAGTTCATCAACAACGCGAAGGAGCAGGCGAAGCGCTTCGGCGCCGAGGTGAAGAACGGCATCGTCGCCTCCGTCGACGACTCCCAGCGCCCGTTCCGCGTCGAGATGGCCAACGGCGACGTGTACACCGCCGACGCCGTCATCGCCGCCTCCGGCGCCTCGGCCCGGACGCTCGGCATCCCCGGCGAGGACGAGTTGATGGGGTACGGGCTGTCGACGTGCGCCACCTGTGACGGCGCGTTCTTCCGCGGCGAGGACATGCTCGTCGTCGGTGGTGGCGACGCCGCGATGGAGGAGGCGAGCTTCCTCACGAAGTTCGCGGACACCGTCTACCTCGTCCACCGGCGCGAGGAGTTCCGCGCCGAGGACTACTGGATCGACCGCGTGCAAGAGCACGTCGACGAGGGGAACATCGAGATCATGCGGAACACGGAGGTGACGGAACTCCACGGCACCCGCGAGGACGGCGTCGAGTCGGTGACGCTCGTCTCTCACCCCGAGGGCCACCCGACCGACAAACTCGACGACCCCGAGACGGAGGAGCGCGACTTCCCCGTCGGCGCGGTGTTCTTCGCCATCGGCCACACGCCGAACACCGACTACCTCGCGGACACGGGCGTCGAACTCGACGACGAGGGGTACATCAAGACGACGGGCGGCGACGGCGGCGGGCAGACCAGGACCGCGGTGCCGGGGCTGTTCGGCGCGGGCGACGTGGTCGACTACCACTACCAGCAGGCCGTCACCGCCGCGGGGATGGGCTGTAAGGCCGCCATCGACGCCGACGACTACCTCGAAGAGCAGAAGCGCGCCGAGGCGAAGGCGGGGGAGACCGCCGCCGCGGACGACTAA
- a CDS encoding universal stress protein → MKELERDLGLPSVLAISIGAMIGSGIFILPALALEIAGPAVILAYAIAGLLVVPAALSKSEMATAMPEAGGTYIYIERAMGPLFGTIAGIGTWFSLSFKGALALVGGVPYLLLVFDLPVKPVALGLAALLILINVVGAKQTGRLQLGIVVVMLAALGWFAAGSAPSVEAANYANFLGAGVEGVLAATGLVFVSYAGVTKVASVAEEVEDPGRNIPLGILGSLVFTTVLYVAIVAVLVGITDPGSVAGSLTPVAVGAEQTLGRAGVAAVILAAVLALISTANAGILSSSRYPFAMSRDKLAPPSLSSVSERFGTPVKSITVTGVVLLVLIAFVPILDIAKLASAFQIMVFAMINVAVVAFREGSVEYEPEFTSPLYPWIQVFGAISGLALLTQMGTLALAGAVVITVASVAWYLVYVRPRVDREGAASDAIRRQVGREALADIESAVAARPDTREVLVALTKNVDEARERALVALAADLVRGDDGRVVAVRFEEVPDQAPLTDDVTTQSAADLSFETRVAALGEELGVAVEADEIVSHDTKHAVVNFAAHRDVDTIVAEHEPLRLRSRLLGDPIDWVVRHAHCDVLLVDNLGYDEPREVVISGDVGPYPPLAVDVAEAVARANDGHISLWYPGGAADPDARRRLVEDYREELADLLSVPVAAESVRTDGGRRRTPDLLIRRGADHRLRTALFDRRPDLPSPGCTTVTVYPHESRRPGLVRRFLERLAF, encoded by the coding sequence ATGAAGGAACTCGAACGCGACCTCGGCTTACCGTCGGTGCTGGCGATCAGCATCGGCGCGATGATCGGCAGCGGGATTTTCATCCTGCCGGCGCTGGCGCTGGAGATTGCCGGCCCGGCGGTGATCCTCGCGTACGCGATTGCGGGGCTGCTCGTGGTGCCGGCGGCGCTGTCGAAGTCGGAGATGGCGACCGCGATGCCGGAGGCCGGCGGGACGTACATCTACATCGAGCGGGCGATGGGCCCGCTGTTCGGCACGATAGCCGGCATCGGGACGTGGTTCTCGCTGTCGTTCAAGGGCGCGCTCGCGCTCGTCGGCGGCGTGCCGTACCTGCTGCTCGTGTTCGACCTGCCGGTGAAGCCCGTCGCGCTCGGCCTCGCGGCGCTGCTCATCCTGATCAACGTCGTCGGCGCGAAGCAGACGGGCCGTCTGCAACTCGGCATCGTCGTCGTGATGCTGGCGGCGCTGGGCTGGTTCGCGGCGGGGAGCGCCCCGAGCGTCGAGGCCGCCAACTACGCGAACTTCCTCGGCGCGGGCGTTGAGGGGGTCCTCGCGGCGACCGGCCTCGTGTTCGTCTCCTACGCGGGCGTCACGAAGGTGGCGAGCGTCGCCGAGGAGGTCGAAGACCCGGGCCGGAACATCCCGCTGGGCATCCTCGGCTCTCTCGTGTTCACGACCGTCTTGTACGTCGCTATCGTCGCGGTGCTCGTCGGCATCACCGACCCGGGGAGCGTCGCCGGGTCGCTGACGCCGGTCGCCGTGGGCGCCGAGCAGACGCTCGGCCGAGCCGGCGTCGCGGCGGTGATCCTCGCGGCCGTCCTCGCGCTCATTTCGACGGCCAACGCGGGCATCCTCTCGTCGTCGCGCTACCCGTTCGCGATGAGTCGCGACAAGCTCGCGCCGCCGTCGCTGTCGTCGGTCAGCGAGCGGTTCGGCACCCCCGTGAAGTCGATCACGGTCACCGGCGTGGTGCTGTTGGTGCTGATCGCGTTCGTCCCCATCCTCGACATCGCGAAGCTCGCGAGCGCCTTCCAGATCATGGTGTTCGCGATGATCAACGTCGCCGTCGTCGCCTTCCGCGAGGGGAGCGTCGAGTACGAGCCGGAGTTCACGTCGCCGCTGTACCCGTGGATCCAGGTGTTCGGCGCTATCTCCGGGCTGGCGCTGTTGACCCAGATGGGCACCCTCGCGCTCGCGGGAGCCGTCGTCATCACCGTCGCCAGCGTCGCGTGGTACCTCGTGTACGTCCGTCCCCGCGTCGACCGCGAAGGTGCCGCGAGCGACGCGATCCGCCGGCAGGTCGGTCGGGAGGCGCTCGCAGACATCGAGTCGGCGGTCGCCGCCCGTCCCGACACTCGTGAGGTGCTGGTCGCGCTCACGAAGAACGTCGACGAGGCGCGCGAACGCGCGCTGGTCGCGCTGGCGGCCGACCTCGTCCGCGGCGACGACGGCCGCGTGGTCGCCGTCCGCTTCGAGGAGGTGCCCGACCAGGCGCCGCTCACCGACGACGTAACGACCCAGTCGGCGGCGGACCTGTCGTTCGAGACGCGCGTGGCGGCGCTCGGCGAGGAGTTGGGCGTGGCGGTCGAGGCCGACGAAATCGTGAGCCACGACACGAAACACGCCGTGGTCAACTTCGCGGCCCACCGCGACGTGGACACGATCGTGGCCGAGCACGAGCCACTGCGACTGCGCTCGCGGCTGCTCGGCGACCCCATCGACTGGGTCGTCCGCCACGCCCACTGCGACGTGCTGCTCGTCGACAACCTCGGCTACGACGAGCCGCGTGAGGTGGTGATCTCGGGCGACGTGGGGCCGTACCCGCCGCTGGCGGTCGACGTCGCCGAGGCGGTCGCACGGGCGAACGACGGCCACATCTCGCTGTGGTACCCCGGCGGCGCAGCCGACCCCGACGCCCGTCGCCGACTGGTCGAGGACTACCGGGAGGAACTCGCGGACTTGCTGTCGGTGCCGGTCGCCGCCGAGTCCGTTCGGACGGACGGCGGCCGACGCCGGACCCCCGACCTGCTGATCCGGCGCGGCGCGGACCATCGCCTCCGGACCGCGCTGTTCGACCGGCGCCCCGACCTCCCGAGTCCGGGGTGTACGACGGTCACGGTGTACCCACACGAGTCGCGGCGACCGGGCCTGGTGCGCCGGTTCCTCGAACGCCTCGCGTTCTGA